A stretch of the Filimonas lacunae genome encodes the following:
- a CDS encoding MIP/aquaporin family protein: MMSPIAAEVIGTAILILLGGGVCSNVSLNKSFGQNSGWIVITFGWALAVFAGVVIAGPVSGAHLNPAVTVGLAITGKFAWAQVPAFIAAQLAGAFIGAMLNYLMYKKHFDATSDRPDAQLGVFCTGPAIKNTPLNILSEVIGTFVLVYCVLHFSSPQIAEGAEIGMGSIGALPVTFIVLAIGLSLGGTTGYAINPARDLAPRLVHYLVPMQGKGSSNWSYAWIPVVGPVLGAIVAAIIYLQIG; encoded by the coding sequence ATGATGTCCCCCATCGCTGCCGAAGTTATCGGCACAGCCATACTTATTCTGCTAGGCGGAGGCGTATGCTCTAACGTTTCATTAAATAAATCATTCGGCCAGAATTCTGGCTGGATAGTAATCACTTTTGGTTGGGCGCTGGCCGTTTTTGCAGGCGTGGTAATAGCCGGGCCTGTAAGCGGCGCACACCTGAACCCCGCTGTAACGGTAGGGTTAGCCATAACCGGTAAATTTGCCTGGGCGCAGGTACCGGCGTTTATAGCAGCCCAGCTGGCAGGCGCTTTTATAGGCGCCATGCTCAACTACCTGATGTACAAAAAACACTTTGATGCCACCAGCGACAGACCCGATGCGCAACTGGGCGTTTTTTGCACCGGCCCCGCTATTAAAAACACGCCGTTGAATATACTGAGCGAAGTGATAGGCACTTTTGTGCTGGTATACTGTGTGCTACATTTCTCTAGCCCGCAAATAGCAGAGGGTGCCGAAATAGGCATGGGTTCCATAGGCGCACTACCCGTAACATTTATTGTATTAGCTATTGGTTTATCATTAGGTGGTACCACCGGCTATGCCATTAACCCCGCACGTGACCTGGCGCCAAGACTGGTACACTACCTCGTGCCTATGCAGGGTAAAGGCAGCAGTAACTGGAGTTATGCCTGGATCCCCGTAGTTGGTCCGGTATTAGGCGCTATCGTTGCTGCGATAATTTACCTGCAGATAGGCTAA
- the glpK gene encoding glycerol kinase GlpK, with translation MSNSQKFILALDQGTTSSRAIIYNHAGEIVAASQKDFEQHFPQPGWVEHDPNEIWSTQSSVAAEAIAKANITGLDIAAIGITNQRETTIVWDRATGTPIYNAIVWQDRRTAQYCDELKAKGYEDMIRSKTGLVIDSYFCATKIKWILDKVSGARERAEKGELCFGTVDSWLVWKFTRGKMHITDVSNASRTLLFNINTMSWDEELLNLFGVPKEMLPEVKESSEVYGETATTLFSTKIPIAGIAGDQQAALFGQMCVEEGMAKNTYGTGCFLLLNIGDKPILSKNNLVTTVAWKINGKTTYALEGSVFVGGAAIQWLRDGLEIIHTSAESEALSASVEDNGGVYFVPALTGLGAPYWDQYARGAILGITRGTTKAHIAKAALQGIAFQVYDLINSMESDTGMKNLELRVDGGAVANNALMQFQADILRSEVVRPKILETTSLGAAYLAGLAVGFWNNIEETKSQWSKEKVFNPEMEEAKANDLLKYWKKAVGRAQSWVEE, from the coding sequence ATGAGCAACAGTCAAAAATTCATCCTTGCGCTGGATCAGGGCACTACCAGTTCACGTGCCATCATCTACAACCACGCAGGTGAAATTGTAGCAGCATCTCAGAAAGATTTTGAACAGCACTTTCCTCAACCAGGATGGGTAGAACATGACCCTAATGAAATATGGTCTACTCAATCGTCGGTAGCCGCCGAAGCCATTGCCAAGGCTAATATTACCGGGCTAGACATCGCCGCCATTGGTATTACCAACCAGCGCGAAACCACTATTGTATGGGACCGCGCCACCGGTACGCCTATTTACAATGCCATTGTATGGCAGGACAGGCGCACTGCCCAGTATTGCGATGAGCTGAAAGCAAAAGGTTACGAAGACATGATACGTTCTAAAACCGGCCTGGTGATAGACTCGTATTTCTGCGCCACCAAAATAAAATGGATCCTGGACAAGGTAAGCGGCGCACGCGAGCGCGCAGAAAAAGGCGAACTGTGTTTTGGAACCGTAGATAGCTGGCTGGTGTGGAAGTTTACCCGTGGTAAAATGCACATTACCGATGTAAGCAACGCCTCACGTACCCTGTTGTTTAACATCAACACCATGAGTTGGGATGAAGAGCTGCTGAATCTGTTTGGTGTTCCTAAAGAAATGCTACCCGAAGTAAAAGAAAGCAGTGAAGTATATGGCGAAACAGCCACTACCCTGTTCTCTACCAAAATACCTATCGCTGGTATTGCAGGCGACCAGCAGGCAGCCCTGTTTGGACAAATGTGTGTAGAAGAAGGCATGGCTAAAAACACTTACGGCACCGGATGCTTTCTGCTACTGAACATTGGCGACAAACCTATCCTTAGCAAGAATAACCTGGTAACTACCGTTGCCTGGAAAATCAATGGCAAAACCACCTATGCTTTAGAAGGCAGTGTGTTTGTAGGCGGTGCAGCCATCCAATGGTTACGTGACGGTTTGGAAATTATACATACCTCCGCAGAAAGCGAAGCACTATCCGCTTCTGTAGAAGACAATGGCGGCGTTTACTTTGTGCCTGCACTGACCGGCCTGGGCGCTCCTTACTGGGATCAATATGCACGTGGCGCTATCCTCGGCATTACCCGCGGCACTACTAAAGCACATATTGCCAAAGCGGCTTTACAGGGCATCGCCTTCCAGGTATATGACCTTATCAACAGCATGGAATCAGACACCGGCATGAAGAACCTGGAGTTACGTGTAGATGGCGGCGCAGTAGCCAACAATGCACTGATGCAGTTTCAGGCCGATATACTGCGCAGCGAAGTAGTGCGTCCGAAAATACTCGAAACCACTTCACTGGGAGCAGCTTACCTGGCAGGTTTGGCAGTGGGCTTCTGGAACAACATAGAAGAAACCAAAAGCCAGTGGAGTAAAGAGAAAGTGTTTAATCCGGAAATGGAAGAAGCGAAAGCAAACGATTTATTAAAATACTGGAAAAAAGCTGTTGGCAGAGCGCAATCATGGGTTGAGGAGTAG
- a CDS encoding glycerol-3-phosphate dehydrogenase/oxidase, translating to MNRKSSLLQLETTTEWDVIIIGGGATGLGAAMDAASRGFKTLLTEQADFAKGTSSKATKLVHGGVRYMAQGDLGLVREACFERGKLLQNAPHLTRNTSFVIPNYSWFDNIKYTVGLKFYDFLAGKLSLGKSRYISVRHTLEKLPNIKKEGLKGGVEYHDGQFDDARLALNVAQTAAEKGACVLNYFKVTGLLKGGNGKITGIKAKDIETGKEYEAKGKVVINATGVYVDNVLQMDKPNAPHFVRPSQGVHLTLDRSFLPGEAALMIPKTDDGRVLFAVPWHNKLIVGTTDTLREVPELEPRALEEEINFILNTATRYLVKKPTRTDVLAVFAGLRPLAAPQGEGKSTKEISRSHKIMVSDSGLITIIGGKWTTFRRMAQDTIDKAIQVASLPANACVTADMPIHGYDTTVDHHNEMHVYGSDIRSLKALEAAEPALQAPLLDNYPFTLANVVFAVRDEMALHVEDVLSRRIRLLLLDSKAAVAIAPRVAAAMAAELGKDEQWIEKEIKDFTELATKYEMEFF from the coding sequence ATGAATAGGAAATCCTCCCTCTTGCAACTGGAAACTACTACCGAATGGGATGTCATCATTATTGGGGGCGGGGCTACCGGGTTAGGCGCAGCAATGGATGCCGCTTCCCGTGGATTTAAAACCCTGCTTACCGAGCAGGCCGATTTTGCCAAAGGCACTTCCAGCAAAGCTACCAAACTGGTGCATGGCGGGGTGCGTTACATGGCGCAAGGCGATTTAGGACTGGTAAGAGAAGCTTGTTTTGAAAGAGGCAAACTGCTGCAAAACGCCCCACACCTCACGCGCAATACTAGTTTCGTAATTCCTAACTACTCCTGGTTCGACAATATCAAATATACCGTTGGTTTAAAATTTTACGATTTCCTGGCAGGTAAGCTTAGCCTGGGTAAATCGCGCTATATCTCTGTACGTCATACCCTGGAAAAGCTGCCCAACATTAAAAAGGAAGGCTTGAAAGGAGGTGTAGAATACCACGACGGCCAGTTTGACGATGCCCGACTGGCGCTGAACGTAGCCCAGACCGCAGCAGAAAAAGGAGCCTGTGTTTTGAATTATTTCAAGGTAACGGGCCTGCTGAAGGGTGGCAATGGAAAGATCACCGGTATTAAAGCGAAAGATATCGAAACCGGAAAAGAATACGAAGCGAAAGGAAAAGTGGTGATTAATGCCACCGGTGTGTACGTAGATAATGTGCTGCAAATGGACAAACCTAATGCTCCACACTTTGTGCGTCCCAGCCAGGGCGTGCACCTTACCCTGGACAGATCGTTTTTACCAGGTGAAGCTGCCCTTATGATCCCTAAAACGGATGATGGCCGCGTACTGTTTGCCGTTCCGTGGCATAATAAACTGATTGTAGGTACTACCGATACCCTGCGTGAAGTTCCGGAACTGGAACCCCGCGCACTGGAAGAAGAGATCAATTTTATATTGAATACCGCCACACGTTACCTGGTTAAAAAACCTACCCGTACGGATGTACTGGCGGTGTTTGCCGGCCTTCGTCCGCTGGCCGCCCCACAAGGCGAAGGCAAAAGCACCAAGGAAATATCCCGCAGCCATAAGATCATGGTATCTGACAGCGGCTTAATTACCATCATTGGTGGTAAATGGACCACCTTCCGCCGCATGGCGCAGGATACTATTGACAAAGCCATACAGGTAGCCAGCCTGCCTGCTAATGCCTGCGTTACTGCCGACATGCCTATACATGGTTATGATACAACCGTAGATCATCATAACGAAATGCATGTATATGGCTCTGATATCAGATCATTAAAAGCCCTGGAAGCTGCCGAACCAGCTTTACAAGCTCCTTTGCTGGACAACTATCCTTTTACATTAGCCAATGTGGTGTTTGCCGTGCGTGATGAAATGGCCTTGCACGTAGAAGATGTGTTGTCGCGCCGTATAAGACTGTTGCTGTTAGACTCGAAAGCAGCCGTAGCAATAGCCCCCCGTGTAGCAGCCGCTATGGCCGCTGAGCTGGGAAAAGATGAACAATGGATAGAAAAGGAAATAAAAGACTTTACAGAACTGGCCACTAAGTACGAAATGGAATTTTTCTAA
- a CDS encoding DeoR/GlpR family DNA-binding transcription regulator, which translates to MQIESMAQRHSYILNKLNKEEVVKVSDLSDELNVSPVTIRKDLKVLESKKLLYRSHGIITKSNPYIMDVNVNIKSGIRTDQKKRIGEAAAALVAPEDAILIASGTTVLQLAEALAHNTTEHLTVVTSAMNVAMVLRERPNTEIIQLGGIIRQSSTSVVGPYAEDMLRRLSFKTLFLGVDGIDAEYGCSTSNMMEAQLNEVMINAAQKTVILTDSSKFGKKGFGKICDLSEIDQIITDDEITHASREKIEQAGVELTIV; encoded by the coding sequence ATGCAAATCGAATCAATGGCGCAGCGCCATAGCTATATTTTAAACAAGCTGAATAAGGAGGAAGTGGTAAAAGTGTCCGATTTGTCGGACGAGCTGAATGTTTCGCCTGTAACTATTCGAAAGGATTTGAAAGTGCTGGAGAGCAAAAAACTATTATATCGCTCCCACGGTATCATCACCAAAAGCAACCCCTATATTATGGACGTGAACGTGAATATCAAAAGTGGTATTCGCACCGACCAGAAAAAACGTATAGGAGAAGCGGCTGCGGCATTGGTGGCTCCGGAAGATGCTATATTAATAGCCTCTGGTACTACGGTATTGCAACTGGCCGAGGCATTAGCGCATAACACTACTGAGCATTTAACCGTGGTTACTTCGGCTATGAACGTAGCTATGGTATTGCGCGAGCGGCCTAATACAGAAATTATACAACTAGGTGGTATCATACGCCAGTCGTCCACTTCGGTGGTGGGGCCTTATGCAGAAGATATGCTGCGCCGGCTCTCTTTTAAAACGCTGTTCCTGGGGGTGGATGGTATAGATGCTGAGTATGGTTGTTCTACTTCCAATATGATGGAAGCCCAGTTGAACGAAGTGATGATTAATGCAGCGCAGAAAACGGTGATTCTTACCGATTCATCTAAGTTTGGTAAAAAGGGCTTTGGTAAAATCTGCGATCTGTCGGAGATAGACCAGATTATTACCGATGATGAAATAACCCATGCTTCGCGTGAAAAAATTGAACAGGCGGGTGTGGAATTAACTATTGTGTAA
- a CDS encoding DinB family protein — MQRPDNSEFPEVYSKYIQLVTTTDLLPIWDSYTHVMAEFFASIDEAKHDYRYAPGKWTIKDVLLHLIDTERGYSYRAIVCVRGDSFTPLYPMDEDLFASNTSTAGRTMADLLEEFKIVRAGMKKIFEYATEQQQMFKGNGVNGAITGRALGYIAIGHALHHKNVIEERYL, encoded by the coding sequence ATGCAACGGCCTGATAACAGTGAGTTCCCGGAAGTGTATAGTAAATACATTCAGTTGGTAACCACCACCGATCTGTTGCCCATATGGGATAGTTATACCCATGTGATGGCTGAATTCTTTGCTTCCATTGATGAAGCAAAACATGATTACCGGTATGCGCCGGGGAAATGGACTATTAAAGATGTGTTGTTGCATTTGATAGATACAGAAAGGGGATACTCTTACCGGGCTATAGTATGTGTAAGGGGTGATAGTTTTACACCATTATACCCGATGGATGAAGATTTGTTTGCCAGCAATACCAGTACGGCAGGCAGAACAATGGCCGACTTATTGGAGGAGTTTAAAATTGTACGTGCCGGTATGAAAAAGATATTTGAATATGCTACCGAGCAGCAGCAAATGTTTAAAGGCAATGGTGTGAATGGTGCTATCACAGGCCGGGCCTTGGGGTATATTGCTATAGGACATGCCCTGCATCATAAAAATGTAATAGAGGAAAGATATTTATAA
- a CDS encoding PIG-L family deacetylase has product MKNVARVAVIAVCLFIVCRLPYAAAQYSRYKSTDIYASLQDIKTAGSVLLVGATPADRNAALLAYLRQHKHLRTGFLSVTRGEGIKNRVSTEQGQELGLVHALEAIAAASMDKTEIFFTSAVDFGWVESEGEVIKGWDMPKLTKEVVGMIRQFKPDIIITSFSVNDVDKPDARSRVLGKLMQDAFAQAADTSKYAEQFDLGVKPWQVKRMLCTTADSTHAIAFNPEQYSAISGLSITDVARYSNGQQRSIGGNDSLLNVPVQYLRVIAGDNNCADMMDGIDVSLARISSYATGNVIPLLDSMVQHFNFISPEVAVEPLLRLYSRFKVMRADTAGWKGRKLQEVQQALFTMLGIKAVITSSERYAVTGRQLPLRFAIRKNSPYPVSLSRIRCQAIDSAIDIELPQYTTRSFTAEIKVPVYTEAYQPYWLKKPMSSEYYMYTNDDWLMKGRPDNMPAFPGQFVLRIGEEEFSINLQVEYSRDSGQLSMQYQERLPELVRTILPLTVSLKPDNILIHVKPGNEYTKNPSAIVYFKSYFTQKQVKTTIKLGRLGYGVSVDGAKATGQKGNLLFEKDTLMDFVAGEVRQVNIPVQGEVFTKGEKVNRMLGASIVLELDSVKNNYNSLLRTIRYGYIPETGYYLREMCRLIPDEINTRGNRIGFVSSKEDRIVYALQQMGFTVKVLEDTDFTMDTLRQLDAIVIGSQLDAPEAYLGRSYDSLLLYVQEGGNCIVQGQDVAVQLTRPFLLTSAPFRINNKDGKVSVQPEVLPTMQAPNSITAEEWSSFGQDVCRFAAVSYDPAFVSCITLSRNPENKSTRGSLLRAVYGRGNFIYSSLNLSSQLAEGRAMAYKLLANLIAWPGN; this is encoded by the coding sequence ATGAAGAATGTTGCCAGGGTAGCCGTTATAGCGGTCTGCCTATTTATTGTATGCCGGTTGCCCTATGCAGCTGCTCAGTATTCCCGTTATAAAAGCACAGATATATATGCATCGTTGCAGGATATAAAAACAGCAGGCAGTGTGTTACTGGTAGGTGCAACGCCTGCCGACAGGAATGCCGCTTTACTGGCTTACCTGCGCCAACACAAACATTTGCGCACCGGTTTTTTAAGTGTTACCCGGGGGGAGGGTATTAAAAACCGGGTGAGTACAGAACAGGGGCAGGAGCTGGGACTGGTGCATGCGCTGGAAGCCATCGCAGCCGCCAGTATGGATAAAACGGAAATCTTTTTTACCAGTGCTGTTGATTTTGGCTGGGTGGAAAGCGAGGGGGAGGTGATAAAAGGCTGGGATATGCCTAAGCTTACCAAAGAAGTGGTTGGAATGATTCGCCAGTTTAAACCCGATATTATTATTACTTCCTTCTCAGTAAATGATGTTGATAAACCTGATGCCCGTAGCCGTGTGTTGGGAAAGCTAATGCAGGATGCATTTGCACAGGCCGCTGATACCAGTAAGTATGCTGAGCAGTTTGATTTAGGAGTAAAGCCCTGGCAGGTAAAGCGTATGTTGTGTACAACGGCGGATAGCACACACGCTATTGCCTTTAATCCGGAACAATATAGTGCCATATCAGGCCTGAGTATTACAGATGTTGCCCGGTATAGCAATGGTCAGCAACGCAGCATAGGAGGAAACGATTCATTGCTGAATGTGCCCGTACAATATTTACGCGTGATTGCCGGTGATAACAACTGTGCAGATATGATGGATGGGATAGATGTGTCGCTGGCGAGAATAAGCAGTTATGCAACGGGAAATGTAATTCCGTTGCTGGATAGCATGGTACAACATTTCAACTTTATCAGTCCCGAAGTGGCTGTGGAACCTTTATTGCGATTATATAGCCGGTTCAAAGTGATGCGGGCAGATACGGCCGGGTGGAAAGGGAGAAAATTGCAGGAGGTTCAGCAGGCGTTGTTTACCATGCTGGGTATTAAAGCTGTGATCACTTCTTCTGAAAGATATGCGGTAACAGGCAGGCAGCTACCGTTGCGTTTTGCTATTCGAAAAAACAGTCCGTATCCTGTATCCCTGTCTCGCATCCGCTGCCAGGCAATAGATTCTGCTATTGACATAGAATTGCCACAGTATACTACCCGTAGTTTTACAGCCGAAATAAAAGTGCCTGTGTATACCGAGGCGTATCAGCCTTACTGGTTAAAGAAGCCGATGTCTTCGGAGTATTATATGTACACGAATGATGACTGGCTCATGAAAGGGCGGCCTGATAATATGCCGGCGTTTCCCGGGCAGTTTGTATTGAGAATTGGAGAGGAGGAATTTTCGATAAACCTGCAGGTGGAATACAGCAGGGATTCCGGGCAACTATCCATGCAATATCAGGAAAGATTACCCGAACTGGTACGCACGATTTTACCTCTTACAGTTTCATTGAAGCCGGATAATATTTTAATTCATGTAAAGCCGGGTAATGAGTATACTAAAAATCCATCTGCCATTGTATACTTCAAAAGCTACTTTACACAAAAGCAGGTGAAAACAACTATTAAGCTGGGCAGGCTGGGGTATGGTGTTTCGGTGGATGGGGCTAAGGCGACCGGACAAAAAGGCAATCTGTTATTTGAGAAAGATACGTTGATGGATTTTGTGGCAGGTGAAGTGCGGCAGGTGAATATCCCTGTGCAGGGTGAGGTGTTTACAAAAGGGGAGAAAGTGAATCGAATGCTGGGTGCTTCTATTGTGCTGGAACTGGACAGTGTTAAAAACAATTACAACTCTTTATTGCGTACCATCCGCTATGGGTATATTCCTGAAACGGGTTATTATCTCCGGGAGATGTGCCGCCTGATACCAGATGAGATTAACACCAGGGGTAATCGCATAGGTTTTGTTTCTTCTAAAGAAGACAGGATAGTGTATGCCTTACAGCAAATGGGGTTTACTGTGAAAGTGCTGGAAGATACTGATTTTACTATGGATACTTTACGGCAGTTGGATGCTATTGTAATAGGCTCGCAATTAGATGCTCCCGAAGCGTACCTGGGGCGTTCCTATGATAGTTTGCTTTTGTATGTGCAGGAAGGTGGCAATTGTATTGTGCAGGGGCAGGATGTGGCTGTGCAGCTCACCAGGCCTTTTTTATTAACTTCTGCGCCGTTCAGAATCAATAACAAGGATGGTAAGGTATCTGTACAGCCCGAAGTATTGCCTACTATGCAGGCTCCCAACAGTATTACGGCGGAAGAGTGGAGTAGTTTTGGGCAGGATGTGTGCCGTTTTGCAGCTGTGTCTTACGATCCTGCTTTTGTATCGTGTATAACGCTTTCACGCAATCCGGAAAACAAATCTACCAGGGGAAGTTTGTTGCGGGCAGTGTATGGGCGCGGTAATTTTATTTACTCCTCCCTGAATTTGAGTAGCCAGTTAGCCGAGGGGCGTGCTATGGCTTATAAACTGCTTGCTAATTTAATTGCGTGGCCGGGCAATTAA
- a CDS encoding peroxiredoxin, which translates to MSLRLNSIAPDFTADTTKGTIRFHEWIGEGWAMLFSHPKDFTPVCTTELGYMARIEQEFIKRNCKIIGLSVDPVESHLIWEKDIEETQGAAVNYPMIGDPTLAIAKLYEMLPEEEAGTSEGRTAATNQTVRSVFVVGPDKRIKLQLTYPMTTGRNFNEILRVLDSMQLTAAHKVATPVNWQNGEDVIIVPAVSDAEAKEKYPDGWKTVKPYLRIVAQPATSNN; encoded by the coding sequence ATGAGCTTACGTTTAAACAGCATTGCCCCTGATTTCACTGCCGACACTACCAAAGGAACTATCCGGTTTCATGAATGGATAGGAGAAGGATGGGCCATGTTGTTTTCGCATCCTAAAGATTTTACTCCTGTATGTACTACCGAGTTGGGATATATGGCCCGTATTGAGCAGGAATTTATCAAACGCAACTGCAAAATCATTGGGTTAAGTGTTGATCCGGTAGAAAGTCATCTGATCTGGGAAAAAGATATTGAAGAAACCCAGGGGGCTGCTGTCAACTATCCTATGATAGGAGATCCTACACTGGCTATTGCCAAACTGTACGAGATGTTGCCGGAAGAAGAAGCAGGTACGTCAGAAGGCAGAACTGCCGCTACCAACCAAACTGTGCGTTCTGTGTTTGTGGTAGGTCCGGATAAAAGAATAAAACTACAGTTGACTTATCCAATGACCACAGGGCGCAATTTCAATGAAATACTGCGTGTGCTGGATTCTATGCAATTAACGGCTGCACATAAAGTGGCTACGCCTGTGAACTGGCAAAACGGGGAAGATGTAATTATTGTTCCTGCTGTTTCTGATGCTGAAGCCAAAGAAAAGTATCCTGATGGCTGGAAAACCGTTAAGCCTTACCTGCGTATTGTTGCGCAACCCGCTACATCTAATAACTAA